From the genome of Anopheles moucheti chromosome 3, idAnoMoucSN_F20_07, whole genome shotgun sequence, one region includes:
- the LOC128303936 gene encoding protein-serine O-palmitoleoyltransferase porcupine: MDYYYDDYYDEYYEQPDLAAARMLHRELNFEETITNCVHPSLRFAAQYMTNFVAVNLLFSILVLCFRKLFPSSNRSLHLLSCISGAVLLYRVIDHGFYHFLQLAVSLYVVQWTLHRWLSGSGRYIKTPFIVIAYGIGNLLVSELLEPSPETWNRIRGTQMILLMKTLSLAFDTEETQNLRDQLNVLSYTGYILCPANVVLGPWISFNDYLSIWKPSSPAFGQNGSSGQRIRIHVTRILLSALLAVGFLITSNCMIDYLLAPIASWKWVRAYGRALSFRTSHYFIAYLSQCTMIAAAVDWNPVSSPLAVEFPRSLVQVVTAWNIPMHLWLKRYIFRTTKRPFGTAAAIAITYIISSLLHGLHYRLWITLLTIGSWTFVEHEIRKKLATIYSACVLVGKCPGACTVHQHRSKSVLCIVINALFFTLNTFNLIYLGCIFETTEGPPEEADHDKSMFGRWAELNYTSHWLLVFAYLFYFVI, translated from the coding sequence ATGGACTACTACTACGATGATTACTACGATGAGTACTACGAACAGCCGGACTTGGCTGCGGCACGTATGTTGCATCGAGAACTCAACTTCGAGGAAACGATTACCAATTGTGTGCATCCTTCGCTACGGTTTGCAGCACAGtacatgacaaattttgtcGCTGTCAACTTGCTGTTCAGTATTCTGGTGCTATGCTTCCGGAAATTGTTTCCAAGCTCCAATCGATCGTTACATTTGTTGAGCTGCATTTCTGGTGCCGTTTTGCTGTATCGGGTAATTGATCATGGGTTCTACCACTTCCTACAACTGGCGGTATCGCTATACGTGGTGCAATGGACACTGCATCGATGGTTGTCCGGCAGCGGACGATACATCAAAACACCATTCATCGTTATAGCGTATGGCATTGGAAATCTGTTGGTTAGCGAACTGCTGGAACCATCGCCAGAGACGTGGAATCGCATCCGCGGAACACAGATGATCTTGTTGATGAAGACACTTTCATTAGCCTTCGATACGGAGGAGACTCAAAACCTACGCGATCAACTGAACGTATTGTCATATACAGGATATATACTCTGCCCAGCAAATGTCGTGCTTGGACCTTGGATCTCTTTTAATGATTATTTGAGTATCTGGAAACCGTCATCGCCTGCATTCGGTCAGAATGGATCTTCCGGTCAGCGGATTCGAATACATGTGACCAGAATACTGCTTAGCGCTCTATTGGCAGTTGGATTTTTGATTACTTCGAATTGCATGATCGATTATCTGCTCGCTCCGATTGCCAGCTGGAAGTGGGTCCGGGCGTACGGTAGAGCACTTTCCTTCCGCACCAGTCACTACTTCATCGCCTATCTGTCTCAATGCACCATGATCGCGGCGGCAGTCGACTGGAACCCCGTAAGCTCACCGTTGGCAGTGGAGTTTCCCCGCTCCTTGGTGCAAGTGGTGACGGCATGGAACATACCGATGCACCTGTGGTTGAAACGTTACATCTTCCGTACCACCAAACGTCCGTTCGGAACAGCTGCCGCCATTGCCATCACATACATCATATCGTCGCTGCTGCATGGATTGCATTACCGGCTGTGGATCACGCTGCTCACCATCGGCTCGTGGACATTCGTGGAACATGAAATACGAAAGAAGCTCGCAACGATCTACTCGGCGTGTGTCCTCGTTGGCAAGTGTCCCGGCGCGTGCACCGTGCATCAGCACAGGAGCAAAAGTGTGCTCTGTATCGTTATTAACGCGCTGTTCTTCACATTGAATACGTTCAATCTCATCTACCTGGGATGTATCTTCGAAACAACGGAAGGACCACCGGAAGAAGCTGATCATGATAAATCAATGTTCGGTCGTTGGGCAGAACTCAATTATACATCCCATTGGTTGCTCGTCTTCGCCTATCTGTTCTATTTCGTGATCTGA
- the LOC128305467 gene encoding sarcoplasmic calcium-binding protein 1, which translates to MSYSWDQRVEFIVRHMYDIDNNGFLDNNDFQCMALRASVIEGKGDINPARLNEYKFIMKSLWDEISALADFDKDGKITTEEFKQAVKQTCVGKPYSEFPKAMKAFIDAHYKMMDINNDGLVSIEEYRYNCITRIAVDDIKVVDDSYNSLVSEEDNKKGGITLERYQELYSHFLGNENPKCPAIFLYGPIPE; encoded by the exons aTGAGCTACTCGTGGGATCAGCGTGTCGAATTCATCGTCCGTCACATGTACG ACATTGACAACAATGGCTTCCTGGACAACAACGATTTCCAGTGCATGGCCCTCCGTGCCTCGGTCATCGAAGGCAAGGGTGACATCAACCCGGCCCGTCTGAACGAATACAAGTTCATCATGAAGTCGCTCTGGGATGAGATCTCCGCCCTTGCCGATTTCGATAAG GATGGCAAAATCACCACCGAGGAATTCAAACAGGCCGTCAAGCAGACCTGCGTCGGCAAGCCCTACTCCGAATTCCCGAAG GCGATGAAGGCCTTCATCGATGCTCActacaagatgatggacatcAACAACGACGGTCTGGTCAGCATAGAGGAGTACCGTTACAACTGCATCACCAGAATCGCCGTTGATGACATCAAGGTCGTCGATGATTCCTACAACAGCCTGGTCAGC GAGGAGGACAACAAGAAGGGTGGCATCACCCTGGAGAGATACCAGGAGCTGTACTCGCACTTCCTTGGCAACGAGAACCCCAAGTGCCCGGCCATCTTCCTGTACGGCCCAATTCCGGAATAA